From a single Lytechinus pictus isolate F3 Inbred unplaced genomic scaffold, Lp3.0 scaffold_19, whole genome shotgun sequence genomic region:
- the LOC129260662 gene encoding glycine receptor subunit alpha-2-like, with product MYVYSMGPVTESKMEYTMDLYFRQQWRDERLQFNADFGLALNAEILDSFWIPDIYIINEKSANYHTILYKNSLLRIEPNGDMLFSTRLTITASCNMDLSNFPFDKQRCSLDMESYAYSENDVKFIWLENSPVYVDPAISLPQFKFLASSTRSRIAEYFVGNYTVVSADFFLGRDITYYVIQTYIPSSMITCLSWLSFWINRNAVPARVALGITTVLTMTTLVGNAGNSLPKLSYIKAIDLFLGMCYIFVFAALLEYVVVIYYDQPRYQKARQLMKEFLENGQAAAKEDAAKTNDVAIDIEDEGNSRLRSEQNGRTSSRPPTSQDISRSLQADAKRKSGDDYGFIEGKVSKEEPDCMEETLCSYTQSFREKICVFGFNPYSVDRVSRIIFPLVFFILNLIYWLVYLVFDNITVEDLKHADTL from the exons GAGTACACAATGGACCTTTACTTCCGTCAACAATGGCGTGATGAGAGATTACAATTCAATGCTGACTTTGGTTTGGCTCTAAATGCAGAGATCCTCGATAGTTTCTGGATACCTGATATCTATATTATAAATGAGAAATCGGCCAATTATCATACCATCCTTTATAAGAATTCTCTCCTTCGTATTGAACCCAACGGAGACATGCTATTCAGTACAAG ATTGACTATCACGGCTAGCTGTAACATGGATCTTTCAAACTTTCCCTTTGATAAACAACGCTGTTCTCTTGACATGGAAAGTT ATGCATATAGCGAGAATGATGTTAAATTCATTTGGCTTGAAAATAGTCCAGTCTACGTTGATCCTGCTATTTCACTACCTCAATTTAAATTCCTAGCCTCGAGTACCCGTTCAAGAATCGCTGAATACTTTG TTGGGAACTACACGGTCGTCAGCGCCGACTTCTTCCTCGGGCGTGACATCACCTATTACGTCATTCAGACATACATTCCGTCATCAATGATCACGTGTTTATCATGGCTATCATTTTGGATCAACCGCAATGCCGTACCGGCTCGTGTTGCTCTTGGTATTACTACGGTACTGACGATGACCACGCTGGTTGGCAATGCAGGCAACTCCCTCCCAAAGTTATCTTATATTAAAGCTATCGACTTGTTTCTTG GAATGTGTTATATTTTCGTGTTTGCTGCCCTCTTGGAGTACGTAGTGGTCATTTATTATGATCAACCTCGTTACCAGAAAGCTCGTCAACTCATGAAAGAGTTCTTAGAGAATGGACAAGCTGCAGCAAAAGAAGATGCAGCCAAGACAAATGACGTG GCTATTGATATAGAAGACGAAGGAAACTCACGATTACGATCTGAACAAAATGGACGAACGTCGAGTCGACCTCCTACATCACAGGACATCTCCCGGAGCCTGCAGGCGGATGCCAAGCGAAAATCGGGCGACGATTACGGGTTCATTGAGGGCAAGGTATCTAAAGAAGAGCCAGATTGCATGGAAGAGACTCTGTGCTCGTACACGCAGTCGTTCAGGGAAAAGATCTGCGTGTTTGGGTTCAACCCGTACTCCGTCGATAGGGTATCTCGTATCATCTTCCCGCTTGTCTTTTTCATCCTCAATCTAATATACTGGTTGGTCTATCTAGTCTTTGATAACATTACAGTTGAAGATCTTAAACACGCCGAcacattatga